A single genomic interval of Pelagerythrobacter marensis harbors:
- a CDS encoding YraN family protein has translation MKRQRAERQGRAGEGRAALWLQMQGWRVLDRRRRTSLGEIDLICRRGNVIAFVEVKWRKSSAELDHAIDEYRLGRVAAAAEAVAHEYANDGEDIRIDVILLAPGSFPRHIVNAWQP, from the coding sequence ATGAAGCGGCAACGCGCCGAACGGCAGGGCCGGGCGGGGGAAGGGCGCGCTGCACTATGGCTGCAGATGCAGGGTTGGCGCGTTCTCGATCGCCGGCGCAGGACATCTCTGGGAGAAATCGATCTGATCTGCCGGCGAGGGAACGTGATCGCTTTCGTCGAGGTGAAGTGGCGCAAGTCCTCGGCGGAGCTGGACCATGCGATCGACGAATATCGACTGGGCCGGGTCGCCGCGGCGGCAGAAGCGGTGGCGCACGAATATGCGAACGATGGCGAAGACATCCGCATCGATGTGATCCTGCTTGCGCCGGGCAGTTTCCCTCGCCACATCGTCAACGCCTGGCAGCCCTGA
- the rsmI gene encoding 16S rRNA (cytidine(1402)-2'-O)-methyltransferase — MAHEPLRPGLYIVATPIGNLGDITLRAAETLARCDAVACEDTRVTGKLMKHLGLSKPLWRYDDHASEADRARILAAMQEKAVALASDAGTPLVSDPGYRLVRDARTAGLAITALPGACAAIAGLTLSGLPNDRFLFAGFLPNKDKARREALNDAAQMSATAIFYETAPRLVKSLETIAEMLPDREVSVARELTKLHEECRTGRAEDLAAHYSACPAKGEIVLMIGPGAAAPVGDQDIDALLADALRSAKPSQAAAQVAKATGRDRRALYARALELRGV; from the coding sequence GTGGCCCACGAACCCCTCCGACCCGGTCTCTATATAGTCGCAACTCCGATTGGCAATCTCGGCGACATAACCTTGCGGGCAGCCGAGACGCTGGCACGTTGCGATGCGGTGGCGTGCGAGGATACGCGGGTTACCGGCAAGCTGATGAAGCACCTGGGCCTGTCGAAGCCGCTGTGGCGCTATGACGATCATGCGAGCGAGGCCGACCGCGCCCGCATTCTCGCCGCGATGCAGGAAAAGGCCGTTGCGCTCGCCAGCGATGCGGGCACGCCGCTCGTGTCCGACCCGGGATACCGCCTCGTGCGGGATGCGCGGACCGCGGGCCTTGCGATCACCGCGCTGCCCGGCGCTTGCGCGGCGATCGCGGGCCTGACCCTTTCGGGCCTGCCGAACGACCGGTTCCTTTTTGCCGGATTCCTGCCGAACAAGGACAAGGCCCGCCGGGAAGCGCTGAACGACGCTGCCCAGATGAGCGCGACCGCGATATTCTACGAGACCGCGCCGCGTCTGGTGAAGTCGCTCGAAACGATAGCCGAGATGCTGCCCGACCGCGAGGTCTCGGTCGCCCGCGAGCTGACCAAGCTGCACGAAGAGTGCCGCACCGGCCGTGCCGAAGATCTTGCCGCGCATTATTCGGCCTGTCCGGCGAAGGGGGAAATCGTGCTGATGATCGGCCCGGGGGCGGCCGCCCCGGTGGGGGATCAAGACATCGACGCGCTCCTGGCGGACGCCCTCCGATCGGCCAAGCCTTCGCAGGCCGCGGCACAAGTCGCGAAGGCCACGGGGCGCGATCGCAGGGCGCTCTATGCCCGCGCACTGGAACTTCGCGGGGTATGA
- the gshB gene encoding glutathione synthase, producing MTLRVAVQMDPIETVRIAGDSSFALMLSAQARGHRLWHYDVSTLAWEENRVTAWAREVSVRRVEGDHFRWEGDLRKIDLGSEIDVVLMRQDPPFHLGYISAALLLDRLKGETLVVNDPREVVNAPEKMFVLDYARFMPPTLIARQLADIRAFHRKHGAVVVKPLHGNGGKAIFRIDADGTNLSALSEVFNQTWPEPHMVQPFLPEVAEGDKRIVLIDGEFAGAINRFPGEGEFRSNLAQGGRAEAADLTAREEEICAAMGPELKRRGFVFVGIDVIGGKWLTEINVTSPTGIVAIDAFNGSDSGARIWDAIEARHAAL from the coding sequence ATGACCCTACGCGTCGCCGTTCAGATGGACCCGATCGAAACCGTCAGGATCGCGGGCGATTCCTCGTTCGCGCTGATGCTCTCGGCCCAGGCCCGCGGGCACCGCCTGTGGCACTACGACGTGTCGACCCTGGCGTGGGAGGAAAACCGGGTCACCGCCTGGGCGCGCGAGGTTTCGGTCCGGCGTGTCGAAGGCGACCATTTCCGCTGGGAAGGCGACTTGCGCAAGATCGACCTCGGCAGCGAGATCGACGTTGTGCTGATGCGTCAGGACCCACCGTTCCACCTCGGCTATATCAGCGCCGCCCTGCTGCTCGACCGGCTGAAGGGCGAGACGCTGGTCGTCAACGATCCGCGCGAGGTCGTGAACGCGCCGGAAAAGATGTTCGTGCTCGATTATGCGCGCTTCATGCCGCCGACTCTGATCGCCCGGCAACTGGCGGACATTCGCGCGTTTCACCGCAAGCACGGGGCAGTCGTCGTCAAGCCGCTGCATGGCAACGGCGGCAAAGCGATCTTTCGGATCGACGCGGATGGCACGAACCTTTCCGCCCTGTCGGAAGTGTTCAACCAGACCTGGCCCGAGCCGCACATGGTTCAGCCGTTTCTGCCCGAAGTCGCCGAAGGCGACAAGCGGATCGTCCTGATCGACGGCGAATTCGCCGGGGCCATCAACCGCTTCCCCGGCGAAGGCGAATTCCGCTCCAACCTCGCGCAAGGCGGCCGGGCCGAGGCGGCCGACCTTACCGCGCGCGAAGAGGAGATCTGCGCGGCCATGGGGCCGGAGCTTAAGCGCAGGGGTTTCGTTTTCGTGGGGATCGACGTGATCGGGGGCAAGTGGCTGACCGAGATCAACGTGACCAGTCCCACAGGGATCGTCGCCATCGATGCGTTCAACGGCAGCGACAGCGGCGCCCGCATCTGGGACGCGATCGAAGCGCGCCACGCCGCGCTCTAA
- a CDS encoding penicillin-binding protein activator has translation MKRWKLDRRMLVVAGASAFLAGCQIIPKGPTTAPPPEPVPTPDPGPSGLPTDDTRHRVALLVPMSGDNGAVGQSIANATTMALLDTNADNLRITTYDTSSGARNAARRAIADGNRLILGPLLGDNVPQVLAEARPADVPLISFSNDISVAGPDAFIMGHIPDQSIARSVGFARERGSSRFAAIVPDGEYGRRAELAFSNAVRGAGGQLVATERYTRGNTSIVSAAQRLKQAGGYDTVLIADGARLATQAAGELRPRGAGDTQIIGTELWSGESAVTRASALRGALFSAVSDARFKRFSDSYRNRFGSQPYRISTLGYDGVLLALRVAQDWRVGRPFPVSQLRDDSGFLGLDGPFRFRRNGVIERAMEVREVRDGQVVIVSPAPRGF, from the coding sequence ATGAAGCGTTGGAAACTGGATCGGCGGATGCTGGTTGTCGCGGGGGCGAGCGCCTTCCTGGCGGGATGTCAGATCATCCCCAAGGGCCCGACCACGGCCCCGCCGCCCGAACCGGTGCCGACCCCCGATCCCGGGCCGTCCGGCCTTCCCACCGACGATACGCGCCATCGCGTGGCTCTGCTCGTTCCCATGTCGGGCGACAACGGCGCGGTCGGGCAATCGATCGCCAATGCCACCACAATGGCTCTGCTCGACACGAATGCCGACAACCTGCGGATCACGACCTACGACACTTCGTCGGGCGCGCGCAACGCGGCGCGGCGGGCCATCGCCGATGGCAACCGCCTGATCCTCGGCCCGCTGCTGGGCGACAACGTCCCGCAGGTCCTGGCCGAGGCGCGGCCTGCCGACGTGCCCCTGATTTCCTTCTCCAACGACATATCCGTCGCCGGGCCGGACGCGTTCATCATGGGACATATCCCGGACCAGTCGATCGCGCGCAGCGTCGGCTTTGCGCGCGAGCGGGGCTCTTCCCGGTTTGCAGCGATCGTGCCCGACGGCGAATATGGCCGGCGCGCCGAACTCGCGTTTTCCAATGCCGTGCGCGGCGCGGGCGGCCAACTCGTCGCGACGGAGCGCTATACCCGCGGCAACACCTCGATCGTCAGCGCGGCCCAGCGGCTGAAGCAGGCGGGCGGATACGATACCGTGCTGATCGCCGACGGCGCACGTCTCGCCACCCAAGCCGCCGGCGAACTGCGCCCGCGCGGCGCCGGCGACACGCAGATTATCGGCACCGAACTCTGGAGCGGCGAAAGCGCGGTCACCCGCGCCTCGGCATTGCGCGGCGCGCTGTTCTCCGCCGTTTCGGACGCCCGATTCAAGCGATTTTCCGACAGCTACCGCAACCGTTTCGGATCGCAGCCCTATCGCATTTCCACGCTGGGTTACGACGGCGTCCTGCTCGCGCTTCGGGTGGCGCAGGACTGGCGGGTCGGCCGCCCGTTCCCGGTCTCGCAGCTGCGCGACGATAGCGGCTTTCTCGGCCTCGACGGGCCGTTCCGGTTTCGGCGCAACGGCGTGATCGAACGGGCGATGGAAGTG
- a CDS encoding DedA family protein has translation MQDFIIEAIARGGYLGIAVLMAIENVFPPIPSEVIMGVGGVLVARGDMAFWPLMLAGTVGSTAGNYAWFWLGNRWGYRRMRPFIDRWGRWLTLDWEHIEGASRFFRRHGQWVVLALRCTPVFRTMISLPAGLAHMSVWRFLAFTFVGAGLWNALLVLGGAALARYLEEYEHAFGWIVIGIVALTVAGYLWRVSTWTPRSEREGD, from the coding sequence GTGCAGGATTTCATCATCGAGGCGATCGCGCGGGGCGGCTATCTCGGCATTGCCGTGCTGATGGCGATCGAGAACGTATTTCCGCCCATCCCCTCGGAAGTGATCATGGGCGTCGGCGGCGTGCTGGTCGCGCGCGGAGACATGGCATTCTGGCCGCTTATGCTGGCCGGCACGGTCGGCTCGACCGCGGGCAACTATGCCTGGTTCTGGCTCGGCAACAGATGGGGCTATCGCCGCATGCGTCCGTTCATCGACCGCTGGGGACGCTGGCTGACGCTGGACTGGGAACATATCGAAGGCGCTTCGCGGTTCTTTCGCCGGCACGGCCAATGGGTGGTCCTGGCTTTGCGCTGCACCCCGGTCTTCCGCACGATGATCTCGCTCCCCGCCGGGCTCGCGCATATGAGCGTCTGGCGTTTCCTCGCCTTCACGTTCGTCGGTGCCGGCCTCTGGAACGCGCTGCTCGTGCTCGGGGGCGCGGCGCTGGCGCGCTACCTCGAAGAATACGAACACGCCTTCGGCTGGATCGTGATCGGGATCGTTGCCCTGACCGTGGCGGGCTACCTCTGGCGAGTGTCGACCTGGACGCCGCGATCGGAGCGTGAGGGGGACTGA
- a CDS encoding tyrosine recombinase XerC: protein MSGADLLAEWRDHLARDRRRSPHTVRAYLAAAQRLIAATGCSDWQSAAAIDAQGLRAQLAGRRAEGIGNASAARELSALKAFVAYARARAGHVDAAPPRVRGPRIRKGLPRPITPDEVANLADLVAADAAEPWIGARDRAVLLLLYGAGLRIAEALSLTGGDVPLGETLAVTGKGGKQRVVPILPVVAAAVADYVRQCPWPVGKRDPIFRGAKGGVLNQGMVQKAVARARVALGLPATATPHALRHSFATHLLGAGADLRSLQELLGHVSLGSTQIYTKVDAVTLLDTYRAAHPRERVGPEAD, encoded by the coding sequence ATGAGCGGCGCGGATCTGCTTGCCGAATGGCGCGATCATCTGGCGCGCGACCGCCGCCGATCGCCGCATACGGTGCGGGCCTATCTGGCCGCAGCGCAGCGGTTGATCGCCGCGACCGGCTGTAGCGACTGGCAGTCGGCCGCCGCGATCGACGCGCAGGGCCTGCGTGCCCAGCTCGCCGGCCGTCGTGCGGAGGGGATCGGAAACGCCTCTGCTGCGCGCGAGCTTTCCGCGCTGAAAGCGTTCGTCGCCTATGCGCGCGCGCGCGCCGGGCATGTGGATGCCGCGCCCCCTCGCGTGCGGGGGCCGCGGATTCGCAAGGGACTGCCCCGCCCGATCACGCCCGACGAAGTGGCCAATCTCGCCGATCTCGTCGCCGCCGACGCCGCGGAGCCGTGGATCGGCGCGCGCGACCGTGCGGTGCTGCTGCTGCTCTATGGTGCCGGGCTGCGCATTGCGGAGGCACTCTCGCTCACCGGCGGCGATGTCCCCCTGGGCGAGACGCTTGCGGTTACCGGCAAAGGCGGCAAGCAGCGAGTCGTGCCGATCCTGCCGGTCGTCGCTGCGGCGGTTGCCGACTATGTGCGGCAATGCCCCTGGCCCGTGGGCAAGAGAGATCCGATCTTCCGCGGTGCCAAGGGCGGCGTGCTGAACCAGGGCATGGTGCAAAAGGCGGTCGCCCGCGCGCGCGTGGCGCTCGGGTTGCCGGCGACGGCCACGCCCCACGCCTTGCGCCACTCGTTCGCCACGCATTTGCTCGGCGCCGGTGCCGATCTGCGTTCGCTGCAGGAGCTTCTCGGCCACGTCAGCCTGGGTTCGACGCAAATCTACACGAAAGTCGACGCGGTCACGCTGCTCGACACGTATCGCGCCGCCCATCCGCGCGAGCGGGTCGGGCCCGAGGCGGACTGA
- the rph gene encoding ribonuclease PH, whose amino-acid sequence MRPSGRAPDEMRAITIETGYTRHAEGSCLIGFGDTRVLCTASIEERIPPWLRGKGEGWVTGEYAMLPRATHTRGQREAARGKQSGRTQEIQRLIGRSLRAVVDLKKLGERQITLDCDVIQADGGTRTAAISGAWVALRIAIDGLIEGGELAEDPIAAQVAAVSCGIHQGTPVLDLDYDEDSTADADANFVLISGGKIAEVQATAEGATYDEEGLLRLLRLARMGCDRIFAAQLDAVKK is encoded by the coding sequence ATGCGACCTTCCGGCCGTGCGCCAGACGAAATGCGCGCCATTACCATCGAAACCGGATATACCCGCCATGCCGAAGGCTCGTGCCTCATCGGCTTCGGCGATACCCGGGTCCTGTGCACCGCGAGCATCGAAGAGCGGATTCCGCCATGGCTTCGGGGCAAGGGCGAAGGCTGGGTGACCGGCGAATACGCGATGCTGCCGCGCGCGACGCACACCCGCGGACAGCGCGAGGCGGCACGGGGCAAGCAGAGCGGCAGAACGCAGGAAATCCAGCGCCTCATCGGTCGCAGCCTGCGGGCCGTGGTCGATCTGAAGAAGCTCGGCGAACGGCAGATCACCCTCGATTGCGACGTGATCCAGGCCGATGGCGGAACGCGCACGGCCGCGATTTCGGGCGCCTGGGTGGCATTGCGAATTGCGATAGACGGCTTGATAGAAGGCGGAGAGCTCGCCGAAGATCCGATTGCGGCGCAAGTTGCCGCGGTCAGCTGCGGAATCCATCAGGGCACGCCGGTGCTCGACCTGGATTATGACGAAGACAGCACGGCCGACGCCGACGCGAACTTCGTGCTCATTTCGGGCGGAAAGATCGCGGAAGTCCAGGCAACCGCCGAAGGCGCGACTTACGACGAGGAAGGCCTGCTGCGCCTGCTGCGCCTCGCCCGGATGGGCTGCGACCGCATTTTTGCCGCACAGCTGGACGCGGTGAAAAAATGA
- the hemW gene encoding radical SAM family heme chaperone HemW encodes MARALYIHWPFCLKKCPYCDFNSHVRDEVDHAAWQRALIADMRHEAALAGGERLESIFFGGGTPSLMPPALVGDLLAEAERLWGFSGTVEITLEANPSSVEAAAFGDLASAGVNRVSLGLQALDDSALRFLGRLHDVAEGLDALAIAQRHFARVSFDLIYARPGQGAAEWECELSRALGFGTGHLSLYQLTIEPNTRFATDVRLGRFDPLDDDPAAELFETTRALTAGAGLPAYEISNHARPGEQSRHNLAYWRYRDYCGIGPGAHGRRGGLATMRHRKPENWLAAVGEQGHGLREETPLSPATAASEALLMGLRLAEGVSLPEIARRFGIEPARLIDPDRREMLARLGFVHEDGGRLAVTPRGMPVLDAILGELVHPELVTA; translated from the coding sequence GTGGCACGCGCGCTCTACATCCACTGGCCATTCTGCCTGAAGAAGTGCCCCTATTGCGACTTCAACAGCCATGTGCGCGACGAAGTCGATCATGCCGCATGGCAGCGCGCGCTGATCGCCGACATGCGGCACGAAGCCGCGCTGGCGGGTGGGGAGCGGCTCGAATCGATTTTCTTCGGCGGCGGGACCCCGTCGCTGATGCCTCCCGCGCTGGTCGGCGACCTCCTGGCGGAAGCGGAGCGGCTGTGGGGTTTTTCCGGGACCGTGGAGATCACGCTGGAAGCCAACCCCTCCTCGGTCGAGGCAGCGGCGTTCGGCGATCTGGCAAGCGCAGGCGTCAATCGCGTTTCGCTCGGCCTGCAGGCGCTCGACGATTCCGCATTGCGGTTTCTCGGCCGGCTGCACGATGTTGCCGAAGGGCTCGATGCGCTCGCCATCGCGCAGCGACACTTCGCGCGCGTCAGCTTCGATCTGATCTATGCCCGCCCCGGCCAGGGGGCTGCCGAGTGGGAGTGCGAGCTGAGCCGCGCGCTGGGCTTCGGCACCGGGCATCTTTCGCTCTACCAGCTGACGATCGAACCCAACACCCGCTTCGCAACCGATGTCAGGCTGGGCCGTTTCGATCCGCTCGACGACGACCCGGCGGCGGAACTGTTCGAAACGACCCGCGCCCTTACCGCCGGAGCCGGCTTGCCGGCTTACGAGATCAGCAACCATGCGCGACCGGGCGAGCAGAGCCGGCACAATCTCGCTTACTGGCGTTATCGGGACTATTGCGGGATCGGGCCGGGCGCACATGGCCGGCGCGGCGGCCTGGCCACGATGCGGCACCGGAAGCCCGAAAACTGGCTCGCCGCCGTCGGTGAGCAGGGCCATGGATTGCGCGAGGAAACGCCGCTGTCCCCCGCCACCGCCGCTTCGGAAGCCCTGCTGATGGGGCTACGGCTGGCGGAAGGCGTATCGCTGCCGGAGATAGCCCGGCGTTTCGGGATCGAGCCCGCGCGTCTGATCGATCCTGACCGCCGCGAGATGCTCGCAAGGCTCGGTTTCGTGCACGAGGATGGCGGGCGGCTCGCAGTCACGCCGCGCGGAATGCCGGTGCTCGACGCGATACTGGGCGAACTGGTCCACCCGGAACTGGTGACCGCATGA
- the rdgB gene encoding RdgB/HAM1 family non-canonical purine NTP pyrophosphatase — protein sequence MTRRLGSGSLVIATHNPGKLKEIGALLEPYGLKCISAGSLGLPEPAETGYSFVENALIKARAAAEASGIVALADDSGLAVDALGGRPGVYTADWAERQWFEGDPGRDWYMAMGKVEGMLAAQGPETSRDAAFHCVLAIAWPDGEHAVYEGSIAGSLTWPPRGTLGFGYDPVFIPQGHRQTFAEIDPAVKYRIGHRADAFAKLVADQFG from the coding sequence ATGACCCGCCGCCTCGGTTCCGGCTCGCTCGTGATCGCGACCCACAATCCGGGCAAGTTGAAGGAGATCGGCGCCCTGCTGGAGCCTTACGGCCTGAAGTGCATCAGCGCCGGCTCGCTGGGGTTGCCGGAGCCCGCCGAAACCGGGTACTCGTTCGTCGAAAACGCGCTTATCAAGGCGCGCGCCGCGGCGGAAGCCTCGGGCATCGTCGCTCTCGCCGACGACAGCGGCCTTGCGGTCGACGCACTCGGCGGCAGGCCGGGCGTCTATACCGCCGATTGGGCCGAACGGCAGTGGTTCGAAGGCGATCCCGGGCGCGACTGGTACATGGCAATGGGCAAAGTCGAAGGCATGCTCGCCGCGCAAGGGCCGGAAACTTCGCGCGATGCCGCCTTTCATTGCGTGCTGGCGATCGCCTGGCCCGATGGCGAGCACGCGGTCTACGAAGGCAGCATCGCCGGCAGCCTGACCTGGCCGCCGCGCGGAACGCTGGGTTTCGGATACGACCCCGTTTTCATCCCCCAGGGACATCGGCAGACTTTCGCGGAGATCGACCCGGCCGTGAAATATCGGATCGGCCACCGGGCCGACGCCTTTGCCAAGCTGGTTGCCGATCAGTTCGGCTGA